One window of Leptotrichia trevisanii DSM 22070 genomic DNA carries:
- a CDS encoding autotransporter-associated N-terminal domain-containing protein, which produces MNNFRRIKQSLRTFAKRCKDLHYTDDLLITFLITGTLFTTVNAFSAVESTSIESQRQVISTSIRGIQQELKKTKAENNKLLKNTNLELIQLMEQGDHVTKSPWSSWQYGMNYFYNDWRGTFRGRGDKKQKYPYEGIFERSDDIFLRSISSDSVHYDSYTSAANALGKYRHPATTSSNQVRSRYGLENSEIRYEPVVRIELGASVKPKEIVKSPVTVTPPRIQVNTVTPLSTPAAPSAPNPPTIEIDKFNPVAPNPITVDLPTPPTFNIKLGSYRNYMTQNFLGDVDGGRHTGDGKSYGTSDSPRINGADLGNSTVIYAWATPSGHVPGAKFDSALLKAYFDYTYRGGSGGGTATVEGDVRIDSIRGNIQDPDPVNRPWNNQPFLVGGSRIATLDNAQNGGTILNKATVRMIGPLVVGYEIQNDDAGTGKREVINSEVGGTLTDESEPTDAALNGVFGNNSSLDLNLAPNLGGKGTGTYGQTKITVKKGYTGYKVGMILTHEKDDPSPTTNYYRLINNGVISFKGDSSIGIQVYAPPAGAPNTVVQVINGESVGGNKIISLGGIKSYGLKLSSRILEGAGNNKSKFENRGQINISGGNGEEQSLSSGIAVLEDNSMQGTKAIRAYNNLVKNVNGGTIHVLGGQGNSGMVLKVKANDDITNTENAKIRVTGTKNIGMRVDLGAVTTDDPATTFTPKAINKGTITINDDQAGSTGNIGMVANNSDGKSKAVAENVYLAKINFTGKSTKAIGMFSQNGGEILNKGEITGGSTKAKLEGTLGMVVQPADAKKNMVASSGINDDKGKIDLTGNKVTGVYNQGTFVNKGKIATSGEGAITLYAKGKDSVTDIYSGTITAKNKALGLFADGATVKLGGGSKALTLEADGEGTLMFYNYTKTVTGGVTNYSNTDGKFSLQNDVTAELKNGATGFYFRDTTPGSGSGTTTASQLNSMFGGSVSGKKLKMSLDEHSTLFVLDNKSPNKTAVNLSDVDPDAINKHLGNHVEVSGKNYKAYKVSKGTLNVNKDVNLDNHTSVGGSKIDDYYRVEFINSSVTVAKNQTISGTDAGKLDQVIAQANFEGATKSDTIQVTNNGTINYSKKGATAVVVDFGQATNNGLIKMDAANGSTETSVGLFGASNSILKNSSTGEIQLGKNGVGIWGKNNIKSSVSTWSKNINIENAGKITGLAGKENIFGIYADNSKVARADSKVFHSGTIDLSQAKKSIGILMNKGTLTSTGNISVNDASVGITAEDSDITINGGTHTIGEKSAGFSVKGNTKLLGNSGNISITGNGSAAYLLESGTFTSGTNFKDNLTLTSTKKYTYINTKNSTLNYENTKTINNDETVFVNSNNSTINLLAGTVITSKNQKVTGIYSDNSPVSNAGILSLTGDQSSALYGKNGSDLINSGKITIGKNGSGIYGIDSRGINYGEITIGEKSVGMRAENNVVTNRATGKIISTGVKAIGMSQSGGDGDIVNEGKITLTGDQSIGMHSENAKNTHAPVHQVRNEGEITVGDSSSAASPSIGMYSANNLDSHIVNEGKVKAGAKSIGIYGGNVRLGGVPSGVASETSAGDGGIGVYSDRGKVEIEEDAKVSVGKSLGDKQEGVGVYLAGNNRTLESDTDKLTIGDGSLGYVMTGQGNTVRTGKAGTTGKITLNNNSVFTYSLDKTGTITNYNNLKSNGNENYGIYASGSVENRGNIDFRNGIGNVGAYSYTKGATTTPNAIKNYGTIDVSGSDVMTDPNNRKYGIGMAAGYSEESPAGSGNKVTRGLGNVENHGIIRVTKPDSIGMYATGAGSVAWNANRIELSGNKRNIGMFVENGARAINTGTITTVGSNNKRQIGIAVVKGILDNRGTININAEGGYGLLLVGATVINRGEINITATGGAQKVKDVKAADLSKTIGDFGIDKVKIDAPAGARDATITVNGVRQTPKVVHVVNVPNKKPNEISTSGIGMYVDTSGINYTRPINNLGALTYLKEADLIFGVEATKYVNDKTIQLGQDIIAPYNHTIRTSGIEKWAIYSASLTWMASATQLPDYTIRNAYLTKIPYTVFAGDKKTTRDTFNFTDGLEQRYGVEAIGSREKHLFDKLNSIGNNERILLQQAFDEMMGHQYGNTQQRINETASLLDKEFTYLKHDWRNPSKQNNKIKVFGMRNEYNSDTAGIINYTSNAYGVAYVHEDEKIKMGNSSGWYAGAVTNRFRFKDIGHSKENQTILKAGVFKTMSPKKDHNGALQWTIGGDVFAGINDMKRRYLVVNEIFQAKSDYHSYGAGIKTDLGYDIRMGERTHLRPYGALRMEYGKFNNIKEDRGEIRLEVKGNDYFSVKPEVGMEFKYVQPMAVRTNLSLGLTAAYESELGKVGDVNNRGRVRYTTADWFRIRGEKDDRRGNGKFDLNLGIDNTRFGVTVNAGYDTKGKNVRSGIGFRAIY; this is translated from the coding sequence ATGAATAATTTTAGACGGATAAAGCAGAGTTTGAGAACATTTGCAAAAAGGTGTAAGGATTTACACTATACAGATGATTTGTTAATTACATTTTTAATAACAGGAACACTTTTTACAACAGTTAACGCATTTTCAGCAGTAGAAAGCACAAGCATAGAAAGTCAAAGACAGGTAATTTCCACATCTATCAGAGGAATACAGCAGGAACTGAAAAAAACAAAGGCAGAAAACAATAAATTACTTAAAAATACAAATTTAGAATTAATTCAATTGATGGAACAAGGAGATCATGTGACAAAATCACCTTGGAGCAGCTGGCAATACGGAATGAATTATTTTTATAATGATTGGCGTGGAACTTTTAGAGGACGTGGGGATAAAAAACAAAAATATCCTTATGAAGGAATCTTTGAGCGAAGTGACGACATATTCTTAAGATCAATTTCCAGCGACAGTGTCCATTATGACTCATACACCTCAGCAGCAAATGCACTTGGTAAATACAGACACCCGGCAACAACTTCTTCAAACCAGGTAAGATCTAGATATGGACTGGAAAATTCAGAAATACGTTATGAACCAGTGGTACGTATCGAACTTGGAGCCTCAGTAAAACCAAAGGAAATAGTAAAATCGCCAGTAACAGTAACACCTCCAAGAATACAGGTGAACACAGTTACTCCTTTGAGCACACCAGCAGCCCCAAGTGCTCCGAATCCGCCAACAATAGAAATAGACAAATTCAATCCTGTAGCACCGAATCCGATAACAGTTGATTTGCCAACACCACCGACGTTTAATATTAAATTGGGTTCGTATCGGAATTATATGACACAAAACTTTTTAGGAGATGTGGATGGTGGACGACATACAGGGGATGGGAAGTCATACGGAACTTCTGATAGTCCAAGAATAAATGGAGCTGATTTAGGAAATTCGACGGTTATTTATGCTTGGGCAACTCCAAGTGGACATGTTCCAGGGGCGAAATTTGATTCAGCATTACTAAAAGCATATTTTGACTATACTTACCGTGGAGGTTCTGGAGGAGGCACGGCAACAGTAGAAGGAGATGTGAGGATAGATTCTATTAGGGGAAATATCCAAGATCCTGATCCTGTTAATAGACCATGGAATAATCAACCCTTTTTAGTTGGTGGTTCAAGAATAGCTACTCTTGACAATGCACAGAATGGTGGGACAATATTAAATAAAGCAACTGTTCGTATGATTGGACCACTCGTTGTAGGGTATGAGATACAAAATGATGATGCAGGAACAGGAAAAAGAGAAGTAATAAACTCTGAAGTTGGTGGAACATTAACAGATGAGTCAGAACCAACAGATGCTGCTTTAAATGGAGTGTTTGGAAATAATTCATCACTTGATTTGAATTTGGCTCCAAATCTTGGGGGAAAAGGGACAGGAACTTATGGGCAAACAAAAATAACGGTGAAAAAAGGATATACTGGGTATAAAGTAGGAATGATATTAACTCATGAAAAAGATGACCCATCACCGACTACAAATTATTATCGTTTAATAAATAATGGTGTAATCTCATTTAAGGGAGATAGTTCTATAGGAATACAAGTATATGCTCCACCTGCAGGTGCCCCTAACACGGTGGTACAGGTAATAAATGGAGAAAGTGTTGGCGGAAACAAAATAATATCATTAGGTGGAATAAAAAGTTATGGATTAAAACTTTCTTCGAGAATTTTGGAAGGAGCAGGTAATAATAAGTCTAAATTTGAGAATAGAGGACAGATAAATATTTCAGGAGGAAATGGTGAAGAGCAATCTCTTTCATCAGGAATTGCTGTATTAGAAGATAACAGCATGCAGGGAACTAAAGCAATAAGAGCATATAATAATTTAGTAAAGAATGTTAATGGCGGAACAATACATGTTTTAGGTGGACAAGGTAACAGTGGAATGGTTTTGAAAGTAAAAGCCAACGACGATATTACTAATACGGAAAATGCTAAAATTAGAGTTACAGGAACTAAAAATATTGGTATGAGGGTGGATTTGGGAGCAGTAACTACAGATGACCCTGCTACTACTTTTACGCCTAAAGCTATAAATAAAGGAACAATTACTATAAATGATGATCAAGCTGGTAGTACAGGAAATATTGGAATGGTTGCAAATAATTCGGATGGTAAGAGTAAAGCGGTTGCCGAAAATGTGTACCTTGCAAAAATAAATTTTACAGGTAAATCAACAAAGGCAATTGGGATGTTCTCACAAAATGGTGGAGAAATTCTAAATAAGGGAGAAATCACGGGAGGAAGTACAAAGGCTAAGTTAGAAGGAACTTTAGGAATGGTAGTGCAACCTGCTGATGCTAAGAAAAATATGGTGGCTTCAAGTGGTATAAACGACGATAAAGGAAAAATAGATTTAACAGGAAATAAAGTTACAGGAGTGTACAATCAAGGAACGTTTGTAAATAAAGGGAAAATTGCTACTTCTGGAGAAGGGGCAATAACATTATACGCAAAAGGAAAGGACTCAGTTACAGATATATATTCTGGAACTATAACAGCTAAAAACAAGGCTTTGGGGCTTTTTGCAGATGGAGCTACTGTAAAATTAGGAGGAGGTTCTAAAGCGTTAACATTGGAAGCTGATGGTGAAGGAACTTTGATGTTTTATAATTACACTAAGACAGTAACAGGTGGGGTAACAAACTATAGTAATACTGATGGTAAATTTTCGCTTCAAAATGATGTGACTGCTGAATTGAAAAATGGAGCGACTGGATTCTACTTTAGGGATACTACGCCGGGTTCAGGTTCAGGAACAACGACTGCTAGCCAGTTGAACAGTATGTTTGGAGGTTCTGTATCAGGGAAAAAATTAAAAATGTCACTGGATGAACATTCTACTTTATTTGTGTTAGATAATAAGTCGCCTAATAAAACGGCTGTTAATTTGTCAGATGTAGATCCAGATGCAATAAATAAACATTTAGGTAATCATGTAGAAGTGTCTGGAAAAAATTACAAGGCATATAAAGTTTCTAAAGGGACATTGAATGTTAATAAAGATGTTAATTTGGATAATCATACAAGTGTTGGTGGTTCAAAGATAGACGATTATTATAGGGTAGAATTTATAAATTCGTCTGTTACAGTGGCAAAAAATCAGACTATAAGCGGGACTGACGCAGGAAAACTTGATCAAGTGATAGCTCAGGCTAACTTTGAAGGGGCTACGAAATCTGATACTATACAAGTTACAAATAACGGAACGATAAATTATTCTAAAAAAGGTGCAACAGCGGTAGTTGTGGATTTTGGGCAAGCTACAAATAACGGGCTTATTAAAATGGATGCAGCCAATGGTAGTACAGAAACAAGTGTAGGATTGTTTGGAGCTTCCAATTCTATTTTGAAAAATTCTTCAACTGGAGAAATCCAGCTTGGGAAAAATGGAGTAGGAATTTGGGGTAAAAATAACATAAAATCATCAGTCAGCACTTGGAGCAAAAATATAAATATTGAAAATGCAGGTAAAATTACAGGACTTGCAGGAAAAGAAAATATCTTTGGAATATATGCCGATAACAGTAAAGTAGCAAGAGCAGATTCAAAAGTTTTCCATTCAGGAACAATAGACTTGTCACAAGCTAAAAAGAGCATTGGAATACTGATGAACAAGGGAACATTGACTTCAACTGGAAATATATCCGTTAATGATGCCAGTGTTGGAATAACTGCAGAGGATTCAGATATAACAATAAATGGTGGAACTCATACGATAGGAGAAAAATCAGCAGGATTTTCAGTAAAAGGCAATACTAAACTATTAGGAAATTCTGGGAATATTTCAATAACAGGAAATGGTTCAGCTGCATATTTGTTAGAAAGTGGAACATTTACTTCTGGAACTAATTTTAAAGATAATTTGACATTAACTTCTACAAAGAAATATACATATATAAATACGAAAAATAGTACGTTAAACTATGAAAATACAAAAACTATAAACAATGATGAAACTGTATTTGTAAATTCAAATAATTCAACTATTAATTTATTAGCGGGAACTGTTATTACTTCTAAAAATCAAAAAGTAACAGGGATTTATTCAGACAATTCACCTGTATCAAATGCTGGAATATTATCATTGACAGGTGATCAATCGTCTGCTTTATATGGGAAAAATGGTTCAGACTTGATAAATAGTGGTAAAATTACTATTGGAAAAAATGGTTCAGGAATATATGGTATAGATAGTAGAGGAATCAACTATGGTGAAATAACTATAGGTGAAAAATCTGTTGGAATGCGTGCAGAAAATAATGTAGTAACAAATAGGGCAACTGGAAAAATAATCAGTACAGGAGTTAAGGCGATAGGAATGTCCCAAAGTGGTGGAGATGGGGATATAGTAAATGAAGGTAAAATAACATTGACAGGTGATCAGTCCATTGGAATGCACTCTGAAAATGCAAAAAATACGCATGCTCCAGTTCATCAGGTTAGAAATGAAGGGGAAATCACAGTAGGAGATTCTTCTTCGGCTGCAAGTCCAAGTATAGGAATGTATTCTGCAAACAATCTGGATAGTCATATTGTTAATGAAGGTAAAGTAAAAGCGGGGGCGAAATCAATAGGAATATACGGTGGAAATGTAAGATTAGGCGGTGTTCCGAGTGGAGTAGCTTCGGAAACTTCGGCGGGAGATGGAGGAATAGGAGTTTATTCTGACAGAGGAAAAGTTGAAATAGAAGAAGATGCAAAAGTTTCTGTTGGGAAATCACTGGGAGATAAGCAAGAAGGAGTAGGTGTTTATCTGGCTGGAAATAACAGAACTCTTGAAAGTGATACTGATAAGTTGACGATTGGTGACGGTTCATTAGGATATGTTATGACAGGACAGGGAAATACCGTTAGAACAGGGAAAGCTGGAACAACAGGAAAAATCACTTTGAACAATAATTCTGTTTTCACTTATTCGTTAGATAAAACAGGAACTATAACAAACTACAATAATTTAAAATCAAACGGAAATGAAAATTATGGAATCTATGCTTCGGGTTCTGTTGAAAATAGAGGAAACATAGACTTTAGAAATGGAATAGGAAATGTTGGGGCCTACAGCTATACAAAAGGAGCCACAACTACACCTAATGCAATAAAGAATTATGGAACAATAGATGTTTCAGGTTCAGATGTAATGACAGATCCTAATAATAGAAAATATGGAATAGGAATGGCCGCAGGATACAGTGAAGAATCTCCAGCTGGTTCAGGAAATAAAGTTACAAGAGGGCTTGGAAATGTAGAAAATCACGGAATAATAAGAGTTACAAAACCTGACAGCATAGGAATGTATGCCACAGGAGCAGGTTCAGTTGCTTGGAATGCCAACAGAATAGAACTTAGCGGAAATAAACGAAATATAGGAATGTTTGTTGAAAATGGAGCAAGAGCCATCAATACAGGTACAATTACAACAGTTGGTTCAAATAATAAAAGACAAATAGGAATAGCAGTTGTAAAAGGAATACTGGATAACAGAGGAACAATAAACATCAATGCGGAAGGCGGATATGGATTACTTCTTGTGGGTGCAACCGTTATAAACCGTGGTGAAATAAACATAACAGCCACTGGAGGAGCACAAAAGGTAAAAGATGTAAAAGCGGCAGATTTATCAAAAACAATAGGTGACTTTGGAATTGATAAAGTCAAAATTGATGCACCGGCAGGAGCAAGAGATGCTACAATAACTGTAAATGGTGTAAGACAGACTCCTAAAGTAGTACATGTTGTAAATGTACCAAATAAAAAACCTAACGAAATATCAACATCAGGAATTGGAATGTATGTAGATACATCAGGTATTAACTATACTCGGCCAATAAATAATTTAGGTGCATTGACTTATTTGAAGGAAGCAGATTTGATATTTGGAGTGGAAGCTACAAAATATGTAAATGATAAGACAATTCAGCTGGGACAAGATATAATAGCTCCATACAATCATACAATCAGAACATCAGGAATAGAAAAATGGGCCATTTATTCAGCGTCATTAACTTGGATGGCGAGTGCAACTCAATTGCCTGACTACACAATAAGAAATGCCTATTTGACAAAAATCCCGTATACAGTATTTGCAGGAGATAAGAAAACAACGAGGGATACTTTTAACTTTACTGATGGATTGGAACAAAGATACGGTGTAGAGGCTATCGGTTCAAGGGAAAAACATTTGTTTGATAAATTGAATAGTATAGGAAATAATGAAAGAATTCTATTACAACAGGCATTTGATGAAATGATGGGACATCAATATGGAAATACGCAGCAAAGAATCAACGAAACAGCTTCATTACTGGATAAAGAATTTACTTATTTAAAACACGACTGGCGAAATCCATCTAAACAAAATAACAAAATTAAAGTATTTGGTATGAGAAATGAGTATAATTCAGATACAGCCGGAATTATTAACTACACAAGCAATGCTTACGGAGTGGCCTATGTTCATGAAGATGAAAAAATTAAAATGGGTAACTCAAGTGGTTGGTATGCAGGAGCTGTAACAAATAGATTCCGATTTAAAGATATTGGACACTCAAAAGAAAATCAGACTATACTTAAAGCTGGAGTATTCAAGACAATGTCGCCGAAAAAGGATCATAATGGAGCATTGCAATGGACAATCGGTGGAGATGTATTTGCGGGAATTAACGATATGAAACGTAGATATTTAGTTGTAAATGAAATCTTCCAGGCTAAATCCGATTATCATTCTTATGGAGCAGGAATTAAGACAGATTTAGGATATGATATAAGAATGGGGGAAAGAACTCATTTACGTCCATATGGAGCTTTAAGAATGGAATATGGGAAATTTAACAACATAAAAGAGGATAGAGGGGAAATAAGACTGGAAGTAAAAGGAAATGACTACTTCTCAGTTAAACCAGAAGTTGGAATGGAATTTAAATATGTTCAACCAATGGCAGTAAGAACGAACCTTTCGTTAGGATTAACAGCTGCCTATGAAAGTGAACTAGGGAAAGTTGGGGATGTAAACAATAGAGGAAGAGTAAGATATACAACGGCTGATTGGTTCAGAATAAGAGGAGAAAAAGATGACAGACGTGGAAACGGTAAATTTGACTTAAACCTTGGTATTGATAATACAAGATTTGGAGTAACAGTAAATGCAGGGTACGACACTAAAGGTAAGAATGTCAGAAGTGGGATCGGATTCAGAGCCATTTACTAA